In Paludibaculum fermentans, the genomic stretch CAGAGGGTTTCCACTTCATCGACACCAGCAAGCTCGACCCGCAGAGCGGGACACAGGGCTACGTGGCAGAGAGCGAGGCCGCGATCCTGGTTGCTTTCCGGGGGACCGAACCGGCGCAACTTCCCGATGTGGGCAGCGACCTCAAGACGATTCCGATCCCGTGGGAGGGCCTGGCGCGCGTTCACGGCGGCTTCTTCCGTGCGTTCTTCGCTGCCTGGAATAAGGACTTCGGCGGAGGCCGCATCTTTCCGGATCTGCTCCGGAACAGTGGCGGCCGCAAGATCTGGATCACGGGCCACAGCCTGGGTGGGGCGCTGGCGCAGATCTGCGCGACGCAGACGGAACTGCGCGATGCGATTCCGGTTCACGCGGTCTACACGTACGGCCAGCCTCGTGTCGGCGACGAGCAGTTTGCGCGGATCATGAACGAGAAACTGGGCCACAAGATCTTCCGGCTGGTGAATGACCGCGACATCGTGCCCCGGGTCCCGCTTTACACGATGGAATACCGCCACTATGGGCGGCAATTTTACTTCGACCGAAATCGCAGCATGACCGAGAGCCAGGCCTCCGTGGAGACCCTGATGGAGGCCTTGAACTCCTTTCGACAGACGATCCGGATGGATCAACTGCAGGGCGCGTTGGCGGATGCGGTGCGCCACCTGATTGGGCCCTCCCGCGGCGGGCTGGATGACGGGAGCCTGCTGAAAGAACTGGAACAGGCGCTGGACCTAAAGAAACTAGCCGCTGAGAATACGGAGCAGATCGGCGACCATCTGATGCCATCGGGATACAAGCTGCTGTTCCCGGCGAGCTAGCCGG encodes the following:
- a CDS encoding lipase family protein, encoding MKSAFQFDPNATEYTTSNAAFLCDAAAQAYENEGSCRAWAAENGFAEGFHFIDTSKLDPQSGTQGYVAESEAAILVAFRGTEPAQLPDVGSDLKTIPIPWEGLARVHGGFFRAFFAAWNKDFGGGRIFPDLLRNSGGRKIWITGHSLGGALAQICATQTELRDAIPVHAVYTYGQPRVGDEQFARIMNEKLGHKIFRLVNDRDIVPRVPLYTMEYRHYGRQFYFDRNRSMTESQASVETLMEALNSFRQTIRMDQLQGALADAVRHLIGPSRGGLDDGSLLKELEQALDLKKLAAENTEQIGDHLMPSGYKLLFPAS